A window of Castanea sativa cultivar Marrone di Chiusa Pesio chromosome 8, ASM4071231v1 genomic DNA:
GTAGAAtatcttctaaaaataaaataaaaaatctagtaGTATAATGGAGGATTAAAgaaaggcgtaaatgcacttgtAATCTctacattttgacttttttttcattttggttcctacattttaatttcaccacttttagagggcgtttggattagGGGTGTCCAAGCAAAACCGGGACCCGACCCACCCGCAAAAACCGTCTGATCCGGACCGACAACCGGCCGACCCGACGTCGGTGACGGGTCGGCGGCGGGTCTCAGCTTCCTTAACCCGAAAACGGCGGGTCGGTTGGCGGTTTTGAGGCTGAGAAACCGATTTTAACCGACCCGACCGAGATATTTCCAGATCCCGGCGAAATTTCCAGAATCCAGCAAGTTTTTTCCAGAATCCGGCGAATTTTTTCCAGATTCCGACGAAAAACCCAGATTCCGGCGATATATTTCCTTAGATCTGGTGAGATTTTGACTGGATTTGGCGAAATCTCATCAAATCCGGTGAGATTTTCGCCGGATCTTGCGAAATCTCACCGGATCTAAGACAAATTTCGCCGGTATCTGGAAAATTTCGCCGGAATCTGGGTTTCTTCGCCGGACTGTGTGTTTTTTCACCGATTACTCGTTGTCTTCTCAGATCTATGATTCCGACCGACCCGCCCGCCACCCGTTGATGACCTGAACCGCCCGACCCGATTACTCCGGCGGGTCGGCGGCGGGTGCGTTTTTTCTCCACCCGATTCCGGCGGGtcggttccgggttgggcacaaacccgacccggaccgacctGTGGACAGCCCTAGTTTGGATAGCCCGTCCACGTCcaagttttgctttttttttttttttttcaacgcgtgtttgttactgttcattggccatgaacagtgattttaggccaatgaacagtaacttttggaatgaacagtgatttttacccctttaaaaattattttgctacagtgttttcagttttcaattttcagcaataagttctatccaaacagacccttagtccctaaatcaattaatgcatgttattttagtcatttctgTCAGTCAACAGAAGGAAATATCTAAGGTGGCAAACTGAGTACACTGCTGGCACATCAAATTCTAACGtggccaattaaaaaataataaaaaattttaattagcatttaaaaaaaatgtcatatagcttctaaaaataaaaaaaatttattaatcaattttaacgaaattaaaaaaaaacaaaattaaaaataataaaatacataaatttaaatCTAATTCATTTTGAACAAGAAAGATAATCACAGATTTATACGTCAATACAAAAACATAAAGCACAAATCTAGATTCATAAAGCACAAGCCCAGAATcgaatcttttattttttacttcttttaagataagccaaaaaaaaaaaatcttatctctttctcttgatACGTGTGATATATGTCTTGTCTTGGtgtctttccttttttcttttttttttcttttttacttttcagaTTCATAattgtcctctctctctctctctctctctctctctctctctctctctctcggtttgTGTGTTGTGTTTATACTTcgtatctttctttttcaaattttaaagccCTGTTTGGTGGGTTAGTTCtaacaaatattttcacattttaaataactttacacacatttcaacacatttttttcatccacacatatatcaaaaacacccaaacaacattactcaaactaacctaccaaacaggcccttaaaatttttggatttgtattctttgtgtttgtgatcTTGTGTTTATGTTCAAATATCAGCAACTAATGGGTGTTGCCATAGGTCCTCTCTGTAATTTGAATCACCATTTCTAAAGATTAGGAGAAAATTGTTCACCACCACTAACCCAGATCCACCACCAGTAAACCCGAActaacaccaccaccaccaccaaatttGAATTATCACCACCCCAACAGTCCAACACTAGCACCAAACCTAGATCCACCACTACCGAACCCAGATCCATCACAACCAAACCCTAAAACCAATTTCAACCATAGCTCAGATATATTAACCATCAAACAACCCAAGCCCACACACCATCATAGATCGAAGAAGGGAGATTGAGTGGGTGAGTCCAAGAAAAGTAGAGACTAGAGAGCAAGTATACCACCTTGACGGTGGCTCGTGGTGGTGAACGACAAGGAAGGAAAGCGATTGACTGTGGTGGGTTCGTCGTCATCTAGGGTGCTTTTGATGAAAGAGAGAGCCTGACCAATTTGATCATTCTCTACTTGGGCATCGTCAACGACGGAGTAATGTgatggaagagagagaaacgGAGTGGGTTTGAATGTGTATTGTGAGCCATGTATTTGATGAATATAGTTTCAGTGCGTTTGTTTTCAAAATGGTACAGAGGCATCAACAGAGAGTGGGCTTGTGTTCTTGTGATTGAATTTTCTAGATTTGTGTTCATGTTTAAGACCTGAATTCTTGTATAATTTGGGATCTaataatattgtaattttgtaatttttaaaattgataaatttatttttgtaagttaGAGGTTGACGTGGATTCTATGATGGGTGACGTAGATTTGGAAATTACTGATGTGTCATGGATGTggattttcaataatatttaagtCTTCCGTCAGCTACCTCAAATATTTTCGTCTgttgactgacggaaaggaccaAATAACTTgtgttaattgatttagggactaaaagtggtgaaattaaaatgtagggaccaaaatgaaaaaaaaaaaaaaaaaccaaaatgtagtggctaaaagtgcatttactccttaaagaaaagaacaatacagatttttttttttttccctaaagaaCAATCAAATTGACCTTAGACTTCCGCACTGATTTTGggtgctttttatttttattttttataaataacttaaagaaaaaaaatgaaccaCTGTAAAAAGAGTTATCAATTTTGgcactcataatttttttataagtaacttGGCACTTATAAGCTAACATTGATCATTTGTTCTCGTTGTCCATGAACTTGATGGTCTACTTGGTTGGGTGAAAAAGAGATGATAAAAAATGgaggttcattttttttttttttgggatggtGAAAAAGAGGTTGGAGTTTTTCACTTAGGCCCACTAAaaaccttctctctctttttgttttgttttgttttggttttttttttttttttttaatttgggagAAAAAGTagagagattttatttttttggtttaagttgaaatttattattttacccaATCTTTTTTATCCTCCCCTTAATAAGGATATAACagtaaattttttcaaataacaatttttatcatttcaCTTTTTCATCACTTCTACCAAACACCTATAAGGAAAAACTAGAATATTTTTAATCCTTCAAATTTTTGTCTTTCTTCTATTAGTATTTCTATCTTCTCACGTTTTTATCATCCCAATCAAAtggcctatatatatatatataattttagacgttttttttagagttaaaataaacaaagattGGTATAATTTCTCTTCTTTACTTGTTTTGCTTAAAACCATTAAAggtacaattatatttaaaaagaagTGAACTCTAAACAATTATaattactaaaataaataattaattgggaAAAAAGATCAGCTAAACACACACCATTGACTTAGACTAATTAGAAGCTGACACATAAATATTTACGTTTCAACATTTTGATggacttataaaaattaaagagaaagttaaatttcaaaataaaatgataaaagttTATTCTGAAAGATTGTTAATGGTTGTTGGGTTTTAGACCCCTACGTATTAAACCAAGTTTtaagccaagtgattactttgTCAAATTATGAACGCTTCTTGATTTAAGTCACAACCATACacatataataacaataaaatcaTTGAAAAATAATTGCACATGCAAAATGGTGACCGAAGGAAATCAGTGAAATACATTATTTCCACAATAAAACTCTGGAGGGATTTAACCTAATCAATCGCCCAAGGCAAGAAACAACTCCACTGTCAAATAGAAATTTTCAAACTGAGTAACCctattctttgtaaacttaatAAAGTTCAGGCTTCTTTGACATTTAGATGTTTTCACACAAGCCTTCTCAGTTCCCATCCACGACTTCAAGTATCCACCTGAAGATTCAGATCCAATCACTTGAATAAATTGGTGTAGCAGCAACTTTAACACCATTGGCTCAATGTGTGATTGTTTTGATCATTAGTAGAGTTTAAGGGCAATAGGCTCAAACCTTCAAATCTAAAGTAAGATAGACTCCAAAAGTTTCTTTTACGTTCCCTAGGTGTTTCTTTTTATGCCGGAggcttaaaaaacaaaaaaacctagtGATTAGATGGAATATTGAAACACGAATCAAGTTTGCCGAACttcgattgatcaaaaattAAGCTGGATCTACCCAAGTTACAATTTCAatcagtggcggcgccacgttaTAGttagggtgttcctaggaacaccctgacttaaaattttttttatatataataattaaaaaaaaaatatttgtttaggcttaaaaaaaaataggaacaccctcaatcaaaatgaggaacaccctcaaattaaaaaaaaaaattatttgttctaaattcaagaaaaaaaaaaccaaaaaaaaaattcaactaaaatctgaaaaaaaaaaaaaaaaaaaaaattgtaacagaccAAAACAACGGACGGCAACTCGGCAAGCCCAACATCAAGCCTATGGCAAGCCCAACAAATTACAGACCACGGCAAGCCCAACAAATTACAGAGAAAGCAAACCCAcagattctccaaaaaaaaaaaagaagagcacATTAGAAATCAGAAACCTCAAATCAGTAAATCAGTACATTAGAAATCACTAAAGCTAAAGCAAACCTAAAAACATCAGAAATCACTAAAGGCTAAACCGCTAAAGCAAACCTAAAAACAGAGCAACAGAGCAACAGAGCAATGCCTCCCCTTAGAAGTTAGATCGGTCCAGTCGCAGTCTAGACTCCAGAGCAAGTCATCACGGCGTCGCCCCTCATCGGAGATCGGTCCAGTCGCTAAGTCGCAGTCCAGAGCACATCGTCGTCATTGCAGTCCAAACACTCGTCGCAGTGCAGATCGCAGTCCAAAGTCAAACGCTTGTCGGTCCAGTCGCAGTCCAAATGCTCGTCGGAGATCAGATCACTCGTCCTCATCAGAGATCGCTCGCACATCGCGTCGGCATCGCacaggtatttctctctctttttctctatgaCTCTTTCAgtctctcagtctctctctctctatgtgaAATCTGAAATGAAAAAACGAAATGAAATAATGAGTGAGTTTGTGTCTCTatgtctctctttcttctttaagaAAGTAACTGAACTGTGATTGGTTgagtttattaatattttgcccatattttgactttttgaatttggtttgaatTTGGCTTTATCTCATGACTCATGATTTTTATCCGTTGGTTGGCGTGTGACTGTGTGTTGGTATTGGTGTTGGTGCTGATCAGTTGGTGAGATATTAATTGTGTTTTAGTGTAATGTTATTaagatttgtgattgtgaaatttttttattggcaGCTGGCTCTTGTGATTGGGGGCATCAGGCAGGCTTGTCTGTTGAGTGGGGTGGGGTGGATGGGCTGATGGGCACATGAGGCCGGGTAATTGGGAAAATCAGTCTAATAATTTTATGTGAGCAATAtgctaaattaataattaataatttaatcattaaAGCAGTGTAATTGGGTAAAGCAATAATTAATAATCTAATTAACCaattaaaagacaaacaaattaataaaacaactaaacaataataattaataattttattaatatgaataagatgtagcttgtagcattgataatgagactatgatgcaacgatttcaaaatatgaaaactcgtagaagacaattgtaaactttatgtatttacgtgtttttttattattgttgttgtcaatatataatttttttttattagatcaTGTAATTTATGCTTGTTGAGGAACACCCTGAAAAAAATTACTGGAGCCGCCACTGATTTCAAATTACAGAAGCTCTCTAAGAGGTTTCAAAGCCACGTATCCAAGGCAATGAATAGTAGAACCTGAAAATTGTCGTCTTCAAATATTAAGCATTCTAATGACATTTACAAGACACTAACACAACATTTTGTTCATGGGTTTGCTAACATAGCTAAAAACCCAACAAAGTTGCTAAAGTAACAATTCACTAATGTTGTTcgagtaatgttgtttgtagttttttgaaatacgtatagatgaaaaagtgtttgaaaatgtgtgtaagattatttaaaaactgaaaatgtgagtttgaaccACTTTACCAAACAGACCCAAAATGCTCCTTTATGAgagtttatttttatagatttattcagttaaaaaaataagccgaagaaactaaaaattaaacccGGCCTAAAGGATATAAAATAGTCAAATAGGAAGAAGTTAAAATAATTTGATGATTCTTTTTATATCTTAaaactcaataattttttttcccataatgAGTGTATGTGTACGTTACTCTGCTACTCTTGCTCGATTTTTAAAAAGCATTTCAAAAGAGTAATTCTATACGATTCACCCTCAAAAATTCTATACGATTCAATCCGGATCATTTATATGAGTATATGACTATATAGTCTAtaattataaacatataaaaatgatacaatttttttttttttttggggttcatATTTGTACACGCTTTtggtatataataaaagttaatttcaatgaattaataaattattaataaaaaaaaaaaagaaattgtatgtaaatttcttttatcaatactctctaaaaaaatgaattgcCTTTTGGATTAATAGTATCGCTTTATCCTTTTACAATCGTACGAAAAGTGGAGCAAGCTTCGTAGGTTCTTCCTGTGACCAATAATGTAGTCATCTAAACAGATAAACGACGACTATGAAGACTTGCGAGCCAAGTTTAGCCTGAACATAGTACAAATAGAACTCATTTTCTCCACTTCCCACTGCGTCTTTGAGTCAGCAAACCATAGTGATAGTGTGGAATTTCTGTGATCTTAAAAAGTCCTcgaattttcttttgttcactTTTCAGTCTCTTTTTTTCCGTTCAATTTGTCAGCTAAGATGGGAAAAGGAGAGGGTCCGGCGATCGGAATTGACTTAGGAACGTGCTACTCTTGTGTGGCAATTTGGCAACATAATCGAGTGGAGATCATACCCAATGATCTGGGAAACCGTACCACACCTTCTTATGTGGCTTTCAATGAAACTCACCGCTTAATTGGTCAGGCAGCTAAGGACCAGGTTTCCATGAACCCCACCAACACTGTTTTTGGTGAGTTCCTATTTCTCTGATACCATTACAAGTTtagatttttatataattttatttggttgtttgtGTTTAAACATATCTGGGTTCTGTTTAGCTGATTGGTCAACGGCAAAATTATTGTGAAGATGAGGAcacgtttttttatttattttttaattactgttgttttgcttccttttttgaTGGTTAAAAATAACAGAGCCATTTGCTGTAAAATGGGGAATTTCTGTTTCTGTTATAGGAAAGTTCTCTGGTTATTGAGAGTTGTAGAGATGTAGTTTAGGCGGCCCCTGGCTATAGTTTTGGTTTGAAGGCTGGGTTTCAGACTATTGTGATCTATAGAGTGGTTGCCTGGTTGGCTGCTGTCTCTAGCTTTGAGTAGTTTTGGTTTGGTATTGCAATGCTGGCATatgtaaaaacttttttttttttttttcctttcaattttatctaacaactttttaaaatcagtcatcagattatttatttttaattcaattttattaaaatatcaaatttttaattgcTTTTCTCTCTTCACACGCTACAACTCCATCCACCCTCAGCTTATAATATATCTCATTGTGTCCAAGCCTAGCTCTTAGGCTAGGCCATTTGGCCATGGATAGAGGGCAttagaaaagagaaaagttGGAGACACAATTTTTGCCACAATCATGATGAGATTGTGGTGGAAAAAAAGTGGCGGGGGAGTGGATCAATGTAAAAGTAATAGACAACTACTCATATGGTCTGattggattgagggagagaaatggggagtagagtaaagtagatttagcacaaaattagtttatttttagccaactctatTCTACTCCCCCAACTCTCCCTCCTTCCCCCTCTATCCAAACAGGCCAATAGTCTATCATATCTAAATTGTGGCAAAAGTGTTTGCACAAAAATTGTGGTTCTAAAAGAACTCCATTAGAAAAAAGttcataaattcaaaattgtggatcaataatatttttaacaaaaaaaaaaaaaactaataataataatagagaaAGCATGGGTGGGTTGTGGGTTCTCTCCTTCACCTCAAAAGACTCCTAGTAAGCAAATAGTAATTCAATCCGGTTAAAATTCGAAGTTGTTTAAAAAAGAATGGTTGTAACTGAGTCAAATCATCATGAATTATCAATTTTCCATAACAATTTTAAGACTTCAATTTTTGTAAGCAAGTGTCCCAACCAATAAGTTGTTATTGTACATTAAGTAATTTCTCTCTcaacaccaaaatcaaaataagaaattagATTCTAACTTTCCTTCACCATGAATCACTTTAatgttaatttcttttgttaaattttgtgttgtaATTGTGATAGttgattctttttatatataattattattgattTGTTTAGTAGTGATTCATCTAATTATGtgtaaaatttttctttgtttagggAAGTTAAAATCATTGGATGGTTCTATTTTTAagtgaagtttcaaaattgaCTTTGATAAGTTAGATTCTATTCTTctaagtattaattttttttaaaaatatattttttgattttgttcaataatttgtaaatatttttcaattataaatttcTACTAAAAATATGAAACTAAATAtgaaaacccaaataaaaactGAGAGATgaatagaaaaattaactaaatttcaaataggattgtatatataaaacataGGACAAAATATTTATAGGAAATCtcacaaattaacaaaaagtttattaaaaaaaagagttaaaagataataaataatacaatcaaaaaattaacaataaaaataatcataaaaatgTTCAAATATGTAACATAACAAttcttaattatataaaaaatacttttttttatctctaaatgCATATACCGCTTATAGAATTTTACAAtcaatattgtttgtttttgtgaaatagaaaattcaaaactaaatttgattaagaaaattagttggattaatcatattattaattgaaaaatatatattacaaaacccTCAAAAATCAAGAAGAATTGATTTTAAATAAGAAAGGCTCCACCTAAATCTTACTTAAAATCGATTATGTCATAAGAAGATTAGATGGACTATTCatattattaattgaaaattatttattaggaaaatctaaatataaaattaacgattttgcatctaaaaaattaagaagaattacttttaaataaaaaaaaaattataatggattTTAGATACAAGAAAGGTCACACTTCAAATTATGGTCTTAGGTTTCGAACTCCATTGAGTTGACCTGATTGTAACTTCAACAATTTATTAGTGGCGTGCTCTTGCAGTACTTTCTTtggtaaataatattttctcacTCAtccatttgttttattttttaacaaaggttCAATGTTGAACTCTTTATTTTGGTTTAGATAAATCCATGGAGCCGTAAGCAAAGTTTATCTGTATTCGCTTTGTTCTGGTTTTCAATGAAGCTATGAATGTCTAATGTCTTGATTTgtttattcagccaaaaaaaaaaaaaaagtaatgatttTTTTGTATACTGACGTTCATGTTGATGGTATGAAGACTCCAAACGTTTGATTGGAAGGCGATTCAAAGATGCCTCTGTGCAGCATGACATGAAACTGTGGCCGTTCAAGGTGATTGCTGACCCTGATCATGGGAGGCCCATTATTGTGGTCACATACAAGTATGAGGAAAAGCATTTTTTGGCCGAAGAGATCTCTTCAATGGTGCTCATAAAGATGAAGGAGATTGCTGAGGCTCACTGTGGTTTAAAGATCAAGAATGCTGTTATCTCTGTCCCTGCTCGTTTCAATCACTCACAGCGCCAAGCCACGATGGATGCAGGGGTCATTGCTGGTCTAAATGTGATGCGGCTTATCAATGAGCCAACTGCTGCTGCAATTGCATATGGGCTTGACAAGGATGATGGTACAGGTGAGAAGAATGTGCTCATCTTTGATCTTGGTGGTGGGACATTGGATGTCTCACTTCTTACCGTTGAAGAGGGTATCTTTGAAGTGAAAGCTACATCTGGTATTACCCACTTGGGAGGTGAAGATTTTGATAGTAGAATGGTGAACCATCTTATTCAAGAGTTCAAGAGAAAGCATAAGAAGGATATTACTGGAGGTAAGGCTTTCAGGAAGTTGTGGAATGCTTGTGAAAGGGCTAAGAGAATTCTCTCTTCTAATACTCGAACTGCAATTGAGATTGATTCTTTGTACGATGGTATTGACTTCTACTCAACCATCACCCGAGCCAAGTTTGAGGAACTTAACATGAATTTATTCAGGAAGTGTATGGAGCCTGTTGAGAAGTGTTTAACGGATGCTAAGATGGACAAGAGAAGCGTCCATGATGTGGTTCTGGTTGGAGGGTCTACAAGGATCCCCAAGGTTCAGAAATTGTTGCAGGATTTCTTTGATGGGAAGGAGCTTTGCAAAAGGATTAACCCTGATGAGGCAGTTGCTTATGGTTCTGCTGTGCAGGCTGCAATTCTCAATGATGAGGGTAATACAAAGGTGAAAAAAATCTTGTGCCTAGATgtcactcctctctctctcggttTGGAGACCTCTAGAGATGTCATGGCtgtgttgattccaagaaacaCCACCATTCCCGCCAAGAAGGAGGAGGATTTCTCAGCTGAATCTGATGAAAAGGATAGAGTGACCATTCAGGTTTATGAGGGTGAATGTAGCAAAAGCAGTGATAACAATTTGCTAGGCAAATTTGTGCTGGCTGGTATTCCTCCATCTCCTAGTGGAGATCCACAAATTGCTGTTTGTTTTGACATTGATGTTGATGGAATCTTGAACGTCTCTGTCAAGGATAAAACCACTGGAAAGGGAAACAACATTACAATCACTGA
This region includes:
- the LOC142607475 gene encoding heat shock cognate 70 kDa protein 2-like, producing MGKGEGPAIGIDLGTCYSCVAIWQHNRVEIIPNDLGNRTTPSYVAFNETHRLIGQAAKDQVSMNPTNTVFDSKRLIGRRFKDASVQHDMKLWPFKVIADPDHGRPIIVVTYKYEEKHFLAEEISSMVLIKMKEIAEAHCGLKIKNAVISVPARFNHSQRQATMDAGVIAGLNVMRLINEPTAAAIAYGLDKDDGTGEKNVLIFDLGGGTLDVSLLTVEEGIFEVKATSGITHLGGEDFDSRMVNHLIQEFKRKHKKDITGGKAFRKLWNACERAKRILSSNTRTAIEIDSLYDGIDFYSTITRAKFEELNMNLFRKCMEPVEKCLTDAKMDKRSVHDVVLVGGSTRIPKVQKLLQDFFDGKELCKRINPDEAVAYGSAVQAAILNDEGNTKVKKILCLDVTPLSLGLETSRDVMAVLIPRNTTIPAKKEEDFSAESDEKDRVTIQVYEGECSKSSDNNLLGKFVLAGIPPSPSGDPQIAVCFDIDVDGILNVSVKDKTTGKGNNITITDKGRLSKEKIKKLVQEAKKYKAEDEEHNMKAESKNALENYAFNMRNTFRDEKIAAKVRAVDKKKVEEAIEHTIDWLERNQLAEADEFEDKMSELESICNELIAKIGQGGYGNMCEAAQEAKERNKEFKIHQGVDININGIMHEYTKPNNICQSSTSNGHMDVAPKRDYEAKEFKDKGLEAEKNIAQDKQDKKKKVEKYMAEDKEHKKKIEAKNALENCAHYMRYKINDVKNALTKAEDAIEQTILWLQRNQLSEADEFVDKMKELEGICYPFITKMHQGAGGDYSK